A single region of the Lactobacillus xylocopicola genome encodes:
- a CDS encoding UDP-N-acetylmuramoyl-L-alanyl-D-glutamate--2,6-diaminopimelate ligase yields MSISLNTCILILKEHHLLKSSAVQDTVMTRMEYVSYDSRDIQTNTLFFCKGAGFRPTYLSMAKDNGANCYVAEQPYPEGKGMHALIVRDVSKAMALLSAAFFRFPQDDLYVVGITGTKGKTTTAYFLKGMLDQINGGKTALLSSVNNVVGQQPEDTFKSSLTTPESLDLFRDMRNAADNGMTHLVMEVSSQAYKKNRVFGLTYDLGFFLNITPDHIGPNEHPNFADYLHCKLQLLVNARKCIINAQTDRFSEVYAAATTTTEPNSIYLFADEQFANPELKETIDFRYAAQESDMVQTCFQVLCVSDKAKALEIAGNYRLKMLGDFNQSNGTAAIIGAGLAGMNHDDAARGIAAVTVPGRMQTEVTQEHGVVVVDYAHNEASMMALMGFMQREFDNPKIIVVVGAPGDKGESRRAGFSHSLNVYADKVFLTTDDPGFEDPKQIAEEINAGIDHSRVEVTFELDRAKAIHDAIVLAGKNDVVLICGKGEDNFQKIRGIDTPYLSDITVAQQAINELEGQDEHFKH; encoded by the coding sequence ATGAGTATTTCTTTAAATACCTGTATTTTAATTTTGAAAGAACACCACTTGTTGAAATCGAGCGCGGTTCAAGACACGGTTATGACCAGGATGGAGTATGTATCATATGATTCACGCGACATCCAAACGAATACCTTGTTCTTTTGTAAGGGAGCAGGGTTCCGACCGACTTACTTGTCGATGGCGAAAGACAACGGTGCTAATTGTTATGTGGCAGAGCAGCCTTATCCAGAGGGTAAGGGTATGCACGCCTTAATCGTGCGTGACGTGTCTAAGGCAATGGCCTTATTGTCTGCGGCGTTCTTCCGTTTTCCTCAGGATGACTTGTATGTAGTTGGGATCACGGGCACTAAGGGTAAGACAACGACTGCCTACTTTTTAAAGGGGATGCTGGACCAGATCAATGGAGGTAAGACAGCGCTTCTTTCATCGGTTAATAATGTTGTCGGACAGCAGCCTGAAGATACCTTCAAGTCTAGTTTGACCACGCCGGAGTCACTTGACTTATTCCGTGACATGCGCAATGCTGCTGATAATGGAATGACCCATTTGGTGATGGAAGTTTCAAGCCAGGCTTATAAGAAAAACCGGGTATTTGGCCTAACTTATGACCTGGGCTTTTTCCTTAATATTACGCCTGATCACATTGGTCCTAATGAACATCCTAACTTTGCTGATTATTTGCACTGCAAGCTCCAATTACTAGTTAATGCCCGCAAGTGTATCATTAATGCCCAAACTGACCGCTTTAGTGAAGTATATGCGGCAGCGACGACAACCACCGAACCAAATAGTATCTACCTATTTGCCGATGAGCAGTTTGCCAATCCTGAATTGAAAGAAACAATTGATTTTCGATACGCAGCTCAGGAAAGTGACATGGTCCAAACCTGCTTTCAGGTCTTATGTGTAAGTGACAAGGCTAAGGCACTGGAGATTGCCGGTAACTATCGGCTGAAAATGCTGGGTGACTTTAACCAGTCAAACGGTACGGCGGCGATTATTGGAGCTGGTCTTGCTGGTATGAATCATGATGATGCGGCTCGCGGAATTGCTGCAGTGACAGTTCCAGGTAGAATGCAGACAGAGGTTACCCAAGAACATGGAGTTGTAGTTGTTGATTATGCTCACAATGAAGCTTCAATGATGGCTCTAATGGGTTTTATGCAACGTGAATTCGACAATCCCAAAATTATTGTGGTTGTAGGTGCACCCGGCGATAAAGGTGAGTCCCGGCGCGCCGGTTTTAGTCATAGTTTAAATGTCTATGCCGACAAGGTGTTCTTGACGACTGATGATCCGGGCTTTGAGGATCCAAAACAAATCGCTGAAGAAATTAATGCTGGGATCGACCATTCTAGAGTTGAGGTAACTTTTGAACTAGATCGGGCTAAGGCCATTCATGATGCAATTGTTCTGGCAGGCAAAAATGATGTGGTACTTATTTGTGGTAAAGGTGAGGATAACTTCCAGAAAATTCGTGGAATTGACACGCCGTATTTGTCAGACATTACGGTTGCCCAGCAAGCAATTAACGAGTTGGAAGGTCAAGACGAGCACTTTAAGCACTAG
- a CDS encoding ABC transporter permease/substrate-binding protein → MNQILQIMNERKGELGVALLQHLQISLASLLVAMIIAMPLAFWAVKHTKSAEFLLQVASILQTIPSLALLGLLIPLVGIGTVPAVIALVVYALLPVFQNTYLGLTGIDPALEEAAEAFGMPRMQRLVKVELPLAMPTIVSGIRTALVLIIGTATMAALIGAGGLGSFILLGIDRNNTALIIIGAVCSGLLAISLSALIKWLEHASIKASLTVLAMSILFLAGSGIYEAVAGQKETITIAGKLGSEPEILINMYKELIEQNDANVKVVLKPNFGKTTFLYSALKNNKIDLYPEFTGTILETFVKKETKAGKLNEKQTYELARTLIEKQDKLTLLKPMAYDNTYALAVKRSFKTKYHIEKISDLAIIANQLKGGMTLEFIDRSDGFKGIKKRYGLDFPVKSMEPALRYQAIQQNKVNIVDAYSTDSELQQYHLSILKDDKHNFPVYQGAPLMNTNFARKHPKIVRSLNKLAGKITEEQMQKMNYEVNVKNAEPAQVAHRFLVKHNLIKEN, encoded by the coding sequence ATGAATCAAATACTGCAAATAATGAACGAACGGAAGGGTGAATTGGGTGTTGCTTTACTGCAACACTTACAGATATCACTGGCATCACTGCTAGTTGCAATGATAATAGCAATGCCGTTGGCCTTTTGGGCGGTAAAGCATACCAAGTCGGCGGAGTTTCTTTTGCAAGTTGCCAGTATTTTGCAGACCATTCCGTCTTTAGCTCTTTTGGGTCTACTCATCCCTCTGGTTGGGATTGGGACCGTTCCGGCAGTAATTGCACTTGTCGTATACGCTCTACTACCAGTTTTTCAAAACACCTACCTGGGATTGACCGGAATAGATCCTGCTCTTGAAGAAGCAGCGGAAGCATTCGGTATGCCCCGTATGCAGAGACTGGTCAAAGTTGAATTACCACTGGCAATGCCAACAATTGTTTCTGGCATTAGAACTGCCTTGGTTCTAATCATAGGAACTGCGACAATGGCAGCCTTAATTGGAGCAGGTGGCTTGGGAAGTTTCATTTTGCTCGGAATAGATCGAAATAATACGGCCTTAATTATTATTGGTGCGGTTTGTTCTGGGCTCTTGGCAATAAGTCTGAGCGCCCTAATTAAGTGGCTTGAACATGCCTCAATTAAGGCCAGCCTGACTGTCCTCGCTATGAGTATCCTTTTTTTGGCGGGTAGTGGAATTTATGAGGCAGTTGCTGGCCAAAAAGAGACGATAACAATTGCTGGAAAGTTGGGTTCAGAACCGGAAATTTTAATTAATATGTACAAAGAGCTGATTGAGCAGAACGATGCGAATGTAAAAGTAGTTTTAAAGCCCAACTTTGGCAAAACCACTTTTTTGTATAGTGCTCTTAAAAATAACAAGATTGATCTCTATCCTGAGTTTACTGGGACAATTTTGGAGACCTTTGTTAAAAAGGAAACAAAGGCGGGTAAGCTAAATGAAAAGCAGACTTATGAGCTGGCCCGGACACTGATAGAAAAGCAGGATAAGCTGACTCTGCTTAAACCCATGGCTTATGATAATACCTATGCTTTGGCAGTAAAAAGATCATTTAAGACAAAATATCATATAGAAAAAATCAGCGACCTAGCAATTATTGCCAATCAGTTAAAAGGTGGAATGACACTTGAATTTATTGATCGGAGTGATGGCTTTAAAGGAATTAAAAAGCGTTACGGACTTGACTTTCCTGTCAAATCAATGGAACCTGCATTGCGCTACCAGGCAATTCAGCAGAATAAGGTCAATATTGTTGATGCATATTCTACTGATAGTGAGTTGCAGCAGTATCATTTAAGTATCTTAAAAGACGATAAGCATAATTTTCCAGTATATCAAGGTGCACCACTGATGAATACGAATTTTGCCCGTAAACATCCGAAAATAGTACGAAGTCTAAATAAACTGGCAGGTAAAATCACGGAAGAGCAAATGCAAAAAATGAACTATGAGGTTAACGTCAAAAACGCAGAACCTGCTCAAGTGGCTCACCGCTTCTTAGTAAAACATAACTTGATTAAGGAGAATTAA
- a CDS encoding ABC transporter ATP-binding protein — protein sequence MDLDKAAENKNTNMKGHRTTTLMRLLKLIASTSPWMLVVSLVAIVLTAAATVAGSLFIERLINDYIIPLTKQAQPNFGPLWHAITIMFGFYAIGFIANYLFAMLMAVLAQKVQYRVRNEMFEHMEKLPIAYFDGNDYGDIMSRYTNDIDTLMQMISQSIPQFLNSTLNVVFALGAMLSLSWQLTIFTLIIFALSIGVVRFLTTRSSHYFQLQQKELGQVNGYNEEMLNGLKVIKVFSHEPEVEKNFDVYNQALEDAAGKANTYATILFPIMGNMGNLLYVLIAVLGGAVAINHIAPLSLGVIGAFLQLSKQFTMPIAQISQQLNSIVMALAGAKRIFDLEDQAVEVDDGDVTIAKDENVKGTWHWNVPQADGTMQKITVKGHIVFDQVNFGYSPKKQILYDISLDAKPGMKVALVGETGAGKTTISNMINRFYEINSGTITYDGIPIKRIKKDDLRRSLSIVLQDTHMFTGTVMDNIRFGNTEASDDEVYQAAHLSHADEFIHHLDEGYKTIIDGNGGDLSQGQMQLLSIARAMIADEPVMILDEATSSIDTQTEKLVQAGMDNLLAGRTSFVIAHRLSTIVNSDLILVLDHGHIIEAGNHDELLKEQGYYYELYTGKKEIE from the coding sequence ATGGATTTGGATAAAGCAGCAGAAAACAAGAATACTAATATGAAGGGCCACCGTACCACTACTTTAATGCGGTTGCTCAAGCTGATAGCAAGCACTAGTCCGTGGATGCTAGTGGTTTCGCTGGTAGCAATTGTGCTAACCGCGGCAGCAACCGTGGCTGGCTCGCTATTTATTGAGCGGCTGATTAATGACTACATTATTCCTTTGACTAAGCAGGCTCAACCAAACTTTGGTCCATTATGGCATGCCATCACGATTATGTTTGGCTTTTATGCCATTGGCTTTATTGCCAATTACCTCTTTGCGATGCTAATGGCGGTTTTGGCCCAGAAGGTGCAATATCGGGTGCGTAATGAGATGTTCGAACACATGGAGAAATTGCCGATTGCCTACTTTGACGGCAATGATTACGGTGATATCATGAGCCGCTATACTAACGACATCGACACCCTAATGCAGATGATTTCGCAGTCAATTCCTCAGTTTTTGAACTCAACCTTGAATGTAGTCTTTGCCCTGGGAGCAATGTTAAGTCTTAGCTGGCAGCTAACCATCTTCACCTTAATTATTTTTGCACTTTCAATTGGCGTGGTTCGTTTCCTGACTACTCGCTCGTCACACTACTTTCAGTTGCAACAAAAGGAATTGGGGCAAGTTAACGGTTATAACGAAGAGATGCTTAATGGGTTAAAGGTCATTAAGGTCTTCAGCCATGAACCAGAAGTTGAAAAAAACTTTGATGTGTACAACCAGGCCTTAGAAGATGCAGCCGGTAAGGCCAACACTTATGCGACAATCCTATTTCCGATTATGGGCAACATGGGTAACCTGCTCTACGTTTTGATTGCAGTCTTAGGCGGAGCAGTTGCAATTAACCACATTGCACCACTGTCACTGGGGGTAATTGGGGCCTTCTTGCAGTTGTCTAAGCAATTTACCATGCCAATTGCCCAGATTTCCCAACAGTTGAACTCAATTGTCATGGCTCTGGCTGGTGCTAAGCGTATTTTTGATTTGGAAGACCAGGCGGTTGAAGTCGATGACGGAGATGTGACTATCGCCAAGGATGAGAATGTCAAGGGCACGTGGCATTGGAATGTCCCGCAAGCAGACGGAACTATGCAGAAAATTACGGTTAAGGGCCATATTGTCTTTGACCAGGTAAATTTTGGTTATTCGCCTAAAAAGCAGATTCTTTATGATATTTCGCTCGATGCTAAGCCAGGCATGAAGGTTGCTCTAGTCGGTGAGACTGGAGCCGGGAAGACAACCATTTCTAATATGATTAACCGCTTCTATGAGATTAATTCGGGAACCATCACTTACGATGGTATTCCGATTAAGCGGATTAAAAAAGATGATTTACGTCGTTCTCTATCAATTGTTCTGCAGGACACGCATATGTTTACGGGCACAGTGATGGACAATATTCGTTTTGGTAACACAGAAGCTAGTGACGATGAAGTATATCAAGCAGCTCACCTATCACATGCAGATGAATTCATCCATCACCTGGACGAGGGCTACAAAACCATTATTGATGGTAATGGTGGCGATCTCTCCCAGGGCCAGATGCAGTTGCTAAGTATTGCCCGGGCAATGATTGCGGATGAACCGGTGATGATTTTGGATGAAGCTACTTCAAGTATCGACACGCAAACTGAAAAGTTGGTTCAGGCCGGCATGGACAACCTTTTGGCAGGGCGCACGAGCTTTGTGATTGCCCACCGCTTGTCGACGATTGTTAACTCTGACTTAATTCTAGTTCTTGACCATGGTCATATTATCGAGGCTGGTAACCACGATGAACTGCTTAAGGAGCAGGGCTACTACTACGAATTATATACTGGCAAAAAAGAAATTGAATAA
- a CDS encoding ABC transporter ATP-binding protein, with the protein MISTLRKSIRQYKKLSLLSPLLVIGEVIIEMLIPYLVGVLIDNGIMKGDMPYIMKSGLILLVITIVSLVLGAAASYVSAHAAAGFAANLRKDMFYRVQDYSFENIDRFSSASLVTRMTTDVSNVQMAYQILIRIAVRAPMMLIVSVIMSLIISPRLSLIFVVLAPIFVLLMAVIIKAASPYFPKIFKGYDRMNQVVRENIRGIREVKTYVQEDAQTTKFKKSSGFIYKLFSTAQKIMSLNAMVVMAILNISNLAICWFGAKEIVGGSLQTGQLISMFSYSNSVLNSLNILAMIFTQLVISTASGHRIADVITEKPSIVNPRKPLEHVTNGEVIFDHVNFKYDPADKNLALSDINLNIKPGETLGIIGRTGSSKSTLVAMIPRLYDTDSGAVRVSGHNVKSYDLKTLRDNVAMVLQNNVLFSGTIKENLKWGNENATDEQVIAAAKIAHADDFIREMPDQYETMVEQGGTNVSGGQKQRITIARALLKNPKILILDDSTSAVDTHTEREIRESLAQDMPDTTKIIISQRIVSIKDADRIVVMDEGKIQDVGTHDELMKRNDLYSSIAKFQEEQKK; encoded by the coding sequence ATGATTAGCACACTGCGTAAATCGATTAGGCAGTATAAGAAATTATCATTGTTGTCGCCATTACTAGTTATAGGTGAAGTTATCATTGAAATGTTAATTCCTTATTTGGTTGGTGTTTTGATTGATAACGGAATTATGAAGGGCGACATGCCCTACATTATGAAATCGGGCCTAATTCTGCTGGTGATTACCATCGTTTCACTTGTTTTGGGTGCTGCTGCCAGTTATGTTTCGGCTCACGCTGCTGCAGGTTTTGCAGCCAATCTGCGCAAGGACATGTTTTACCGGGTCCAGGATTATTCCTTTGAGAATATCGATCGGTTTTCTAGCGCCAGTCTAGTAACGAGAATGACGACTGATGTTTCCAACGTTCAGATGGCCTACCAAATTCTTATCAGAATTGCGGTGCGTGCACCAATGATGTTGATTGTCTCGGTAATTATGTCGCTCATTATCAGTCCACGTCTTTCTTTGATTTTTGTGGTTTTGGCTCCTATTTTTGTCTTGCTGATGGCGGTAATTATTAAGGCTGCCAGTCCTTACTTCCCGAAGATCTTTAAGGGTTATGACCGCATGAATCAGGTTGTCCGTGAGAACATTCGCGGCATTCGTGAGGTTAAGACTTACGTTCAGGAAGATGCCCAAACGACCAAGTTTAAGAAGTCATCGGGTTTTATCTACAAGTTGTTTTCAACTGCCCAAAAAATCATGTCACTTAACGCGATGGTTGTTATGGCCATCTTGAATATTTCCAACTTGGCCATTTGTTGGTTTGGCGCTAAGGAAATCGTCGGTGGCAGCCTGCAGACCGGTCAGTTGATTTCCATGTTTTCATATTCAAATTCGGTTTTAAACAGTTTGAACATTTTAGCGATGATCTTCACGCAATTGGTTATTTCGACCGCTAGTGGTCACAGAATTGCTGATGTAATTACTGAAAAGCCATCAATTGTGAATCCGCGCAAGCCGCTTGAACATGTTACTAATGGTGAAGTGATTTTTGATCATGTTAACTTTAAGTATGATCCCGCTGACAAGAATCTGGCCTTAAGCGACATTAATTTGAATATTAAGCCAGGAGAAACGCTGGGAATAATAGGACGAACTGGTTCTTCCAAGTCGACACTGGTAGCAATGATTCCGCGCCTTTATGACACTGATTCTGGGGCAGTGAGAGTTTCAGGTCATAATGTTAAGTCCTATGACTTGAAGACGCTGCGTGATAATGTGGCGATGGTTTTGCAGAACAATGTGTTGTTTTCCGGTACAATTAAGGAAAACTTGAAGTGGGGTAATGAAAATGCGACTGATGAACAGGTCATTGCCGCTGCTAAGATTGCCCATGCTGACGACTTTATTCGTGAGATGCCCGACCAGTATGAAACAATGGTTGAACAGGGCGGAACGAACGTTTCCGGCGGACAAAAGCAACGCATTACCATTGCTCGCGCTTTGCTCAAGAACCCGAAAATTTTGATTTTGGATGATTCGACTTCTGCCGTTGATACTCACACTGAACGAGAAATCCGTGAGTCTCTTGCCCAGGACATGCCGGATACGACCAAGATTATTATTTCGCAACGAATTGTTTCGATTAAGGATGCTGATCGCATCGTTGTTATGGATGAGGGTAAGATTCAGGATGTTGGTACGCATGATGAATTGATGAAGCGTAATGATTTGTACAGTTCAATTGCCAAGTTCCAAGAAGAGCAGAAGAAGTAG
- a CDS encoding ABC transporter ATP-binding protein — protein MATAIKFDHVKKAFNGKLVVNDFNLDIQQGELFVLVGNSGSGKTTSIKMINRLEDPSTGQILVNDVPTTAYDLQKLRWKIGYVLQQIALFPNMTVAQNITLIPEIKKEQGDLKRLAKELLQDVGLNGKDYFDRYPHELSGGEQQRIGILRAIASKPPIVLMDEPFSALDPLSRTNLQNLVIDLHKELHNTIVFVTHDMNEALRLADRIGIMKDGNLLQVGRPQELLRHPATEYVQEFFRGCLANDLYQTPLRQAILFTDPKVYPRTPAAGMPVLSDDSNFEKLLNLLSRREEVGVQDPNGECMGYLDRRWVIKYLSEINDFS, from the coding sequence ATGGCGACCGCAATTAAATTCGATCATGTTAAAAAGGCGTTTAATGGCAAGTTAGTAGTGAATGACTTTAATCTGGATATTCAACAGGGCGAATTATTTGTTTTAGTAGGAAATTCGGGTAGTGGAAAGACCACGTCGATTAAAATGATTAACCGGTTGGAAGATCCAAGTACAGGACAAATACTGGTTAATGATGTGCCTACTACTGCCTACGATTTGCAAAAATTACGGTGGAAAATCGGCTATGTGCTCCAACAAATTGCACTTTTTCCTAATATGACAGTTGCCCAAAACATTACACTTATTCCAGAAATCAAGAAAGAGCAAGGCGACTTAAAACGACTGGCTAAAGAATTACTGCAGGATGTAGGCTTAAATGGAAAGGATTATTTTGACCGATACCCGCATGAGTTGTCTGGTGGAGAACAGCAAAGAATCGGTATTCTACGTGCTATTGCTTCCAAACCGCCGATTGTGTTAATGGATGAGCCTTTTAGTGCTCTTGATCCGCTGTCTCGAACAAACTTGCAGAATTTAGTCATTGACCTGCATAAAGAGTTACATAATACGATTGTATTTGTCACTCATGATATGAATGAGGCTCTTAGGTTGGCGGATAGAATTGGCATTATGAAGGATGGGAACTTGTTACAGGTTGGGCGGCCGCAAGAACTTTTGCGCCACCCTGCAACCGAGTATGTACAAGAATTTTTCCGGGGATGCCTGGCCAACGATCTCTACCAAACGCCTTTACGTCAAGCAATTTTATTTACTGATCCAAAAGTGTATCCGCGAACGCCAGCAGCTGGCATGCCGGTTCTTAGTGATGACAGCAACTTTGAAAAATTATTGAATCTGCTGAGTCGTCGTGAAGAAGTTGGGGTTCAGGACCCAAATGGTGAATGTATGGGATATTTAGACCGAAGATGGGTGATAAAATACTTGAGTGAGATTAATGACTTTAGTTAA
- a CDS encoding aspartate/glutamate racemase family protein, with translation MKDFFSIIGGMGTIATESYVRMLNHRVKISRDQDYLNYLLVNDAQIPDRTTYIKDHTKSNFFFALREDILQQAQLKPDFMVMPCNTAHYFYDDLAKLTDIPFLNMMRIAVHHFVDEYPQEQRIGVIATEGSIYDHLYVDEIEKVKRTVELGGPEIQPLVTRLIYTNIKEKGIVDAELYHHILRTMHDQYGCKVILLGCTELSLAQEKAPDHPYHVIDPQSILADVAIELEQQIRAGQNPKEVVQKYLYQ, from the coding sequence ATGAAAGATTTCTTTAGTATTATTGGTGGGATGGGAACGATCGCTACGGAGAGCTATGTGCGGATGCTTAACCATCGGGTTAAGATTAGTAGGGACCAGGATTATTTAAACTATCTTTTAGTAAATGATGCTCAAATCCCTGATCGCACAACTTATATCAAGGACCACACCAAGTCTAATTTTTTCTTTGCTTTGCGTGAAGATATTCTGCAACAGGCCCAGCTGAAGCCGGACTTTATGGTAATGCCTTGTAATACGGCACACTATTTTTATGATGATTTGGCTAAACTGACTGATATTCCCTTTTTGAACATGATGCGGATTGCTGTCCACCACTTTGTTGATGAATACCCCCAAGAACAAAGAATTGGTGTCATTGCTACAGAAGGATCAATTTATGACCACCTGTATGTGGATGAGATTGAGAAGGTAAAGCGTACTGTGGAACTGGGCGGACCAGAAATTCAACCGCTGGTTACGAGGTTAATTTACACTAATATTAAGGAAAAAGGGATTGTGGATGCAGAATTATACCATCACATTTTGCGCACAATGCACGATCAATATGGTTGTAAGGTCATTTTATTAGGGTGTACTGAACTGTCTTTAGCTCAGGAAAAAGCACCAGACCACCCGTATCATGTCATTGATCCACAGTCGATTCTGGCTGATGTTGCAATTGAACTTGAACAGCAAATTCGCGCGGGCCAGAACCCAAAAGAAGTAGTACAAAAGTATTTATATCAATAA
- a CDS encoding sensor histidine kinase: MKKERVKLTAAEKSELFAEGVITVVLLLLLNLSVVILINLTILQNKNLVNGIYFLKKTITFAGGRHLWSWQNTFLIIMGIGDSIVLCWRLIRRYHQMQLRHVISELHYIAQGHFDHKISFRVKTDLQKVIDSINSLVSSTVNAIEEERTIEKSKDELISNVSHDIRTPLTSIIGYLGLLKSGVADPEDQQRYLNIAFTKAEQMKALAHDLLEYTTLKSTTTELNLSTLHIFSMLEQVAAGFEIEAEEKNIEFNIETRPKELTIQADPEKLVRIYNNLISNALKYGTGASQINLIANLVNNNEVELRVENNGAQIPAASLKKIFERFYRVETSRNTETGGTGLGLSITKSIVDLHHGKIRCESDPDWTKFIISLPLDPKNTNTVA; this comes from the coding sequence ATGAAAAAAGAACGGGTCAAGTTAACCGCAGCGGAAAAAAGCGAGTTATTTGCCGAAGGGGTCATTACGGTGGTCCTCTTGTTACTACTCAATTTATCGGTTGTCATTCTGATTAATTTGACTATTCTCCAAAACAAGAACTTGGTTAATGGCATCTATTTTTTAAAGAAGACCATTACCTTTGCCGGTGGCCGCCATTTGTGGTCCTGGCAAAACACGTTTTTGATTATTATGGGTATTGGGGATTCGATTGTACTTTGCTGGCGCCTGATTCGACGCTACCACCAGATGCAGCTGCGCCATGTTATTTCTGAACTTCACTATATCGCTCAAGGGCACTTTGACCACAAGATTTCGTTTAGAGTAAAAACCGACTTGCAAAAAGTGATTGATTCAATTAATTCACTGGTCAGCAGTACGGTCAATGCTATTGAAGAGGAACGGACAATTGAAAAGTCCAAGGACGAATTAATCAGCAATGTATCGCACGATATCAGAACACCGCTAACGTCGATTATTGGCTATTTAGGCTTGTTAAAGTCGGGTGTGGCTGATCCTGAAGATCAACAGCGTTACCTCAATATCGCCTTTACCAAAGCAGAACAGATGAAGGCACTGGCTCATGACCTACTTGAATATACGACACTTAAGTCGACTACGACTGAGTTGAACTTATCCACTTTGCATATTTTTTCCATGCTGGAACAGGTGGCTGCCGGGTTTGAAATCGAGGCTGAAGAAAAGAACATTGAGTTTAATATTGAAACCAGACCCAAGGAGTTGACAATTCAAGCTGATCCAGAAAAACTTGTTCGCATCTATAATAACCTGATTAGCAATGCCTTGAAGTATGGTACCGGTGCAAGTCAGATCAACCTAATTGCCAACTTGGTCAACAATAATGAAGTGGAATTGCGGGTAGAAAATAACGGGGCCCAAATTCCGGCCGCATCCTTGAAAAAAATCTTTGAACGCTTTTATCGGGTGGAAACTTCGCGCAATACAGAAACAGGTGGGACTGGGTTGGGCCTATCGATTACTAAGAGTATTGTCGACTTACATCATGGCAAAATCCGTTGTGAATCAGATCCGGATTGGACCAAGTTCATTATTAGTTTGCCGCTAGACCCAAAGAATACTAACACGGTAGCCTAG
- a CDS encoding response regulator transcription factor codes for MKILVVDDDKEIVELLSIYLKNEGYTPVVAYSGKEAITKLTTTPDISLMILDVMMPSMNGIDVIKEVRKDSDIPIIIVSAKTGDMDKIKGLITGADDYVSKPFNPLEVMARVRSLLRRSQKQVKDDEPDVLEVGPLVVNRDSHEVKTIAGQDIQLTALEFGILYLLASHPNRVFSADEIFERVWQQESIVSAKTVMVHVSHLRDKIQKATDGEDVIQTVWGVGYKIEA; via the coding sequence ATGAAAATTTTGGTTGTTGATGATGATAAAGAAATCGTTGAATTATTAAGTATATACCTTAAAAACGAGGGTTATACGCCAGTGGTTGCCTATAGTGGTAAGGAGGCTATTACTAAGCTGACGACCACGCCTGACATTTCGCTGATGATTCTGGATGTGATGATGCCAAGTATGAATGGGATTGACGTAATTAAGGAGGTCCGTAAGGATTCTGATATTCCGATTATTATTGTCTCAGCCAAAACTGGCGATATGGACAAGATTAAGGGTCTAATTACGGGCGCCGATGACTACGTCTCAAAACCCTTTAATCCACTTGAAGTGATGGCTCGGGTACGGTCCTTGCTCAGACGCAGTCAGAAACAGGTCAAGGACGATGAACCTGATGTCTTAGAAGTGGGGCCACTGGTCGTTAACCGCGATTCACACGAGGTTAAGACGATTGCCGGTCAAGACATTCAGTTGACGGCGTTAGAGTTTGGGATACTTTACCTGCTGGCTAGTCACCCTAACCGCGTCTTCTCAGCGGATGAAATTTTTGAACGAGTTTGGCAACAAGAATCGATTGTGTCGGCTAAGACGGTCATGGTCCACGTGTCACACTTACGAGATAAGATCCAAAAGGCGACAGATGGTGAGGATGTTATCCAGACTGTTTGGGGCGTTGGCTATAAAATTGAGGCTTAG